The Halalkalibacter krulwichiae genome has a segment encoding these proteins:
- the yunB gene encoding sporulation protein YunB: MRAPKTRRPQSRKGPLPFRYVLLLSFLLFVVLTVQGLWIIERGIRPTLMTIATTETRVIATKAINDAVSKKIASDLEQDDLFIVQTDADNMIQSIQFNTQIYNRILSEATNRVQRHLKAIERGEVFDVSIDPEMEGSPSNDGGIIYSIPLGQATNNALLAQLGPQIPVRFSAIGDVKTDLNLDVKNTGINNTTISVNFDVIVDAKIVIPFATNTEAIKTTVPVGLVNIQGKVPEYYSEGGGMILPAGQSAGGGN, translated from the coding sequence ATGAGAGCACCAAAAACACGCAGACCCCAGTCTCGCAAAGGTCCGCTGCCATTTCGTTATGTACTCTTATTATCTTTCTTACTATTTGTTGTGTTAACCGTTCAAGGGCTGTGGATTATAGAGAGGGGTATAAGACCGACATTAATGACTATTGCCACGACAGAGACTCGAGTTATTGCCACAAAAGCCATTAATGATGCCGTTTCGAAGAAAATTGCTTCAGACCTTGAGCAAGACGATCTGTTCATCGTACAAACCGATGCAGATAACATGATTCAGTCCATTCAATTTAATACGCAAATATACAATCGCATTTTGTCGGAAGCAACCAATCGTGTTCAACGTCATTTAAAAGCAATTGAACGGGGAGAGGTCTTTGATGTATCAATCGACCCTGAAATGGAAGGATCACCTTCTAATGATGGAGGAATTATTTATAGCATTCCTCTCGGTCAAGCGACTAACAATGCCTTACTAGCTCAGCTCGGTCCACAAATTCCGGTTCGATTCTCAGCAATTGGTGATGTGAAAACTGATTTAAATCTTGATGTGAAAAACACGGGCATTAATAATACAACAATATCGGTTAATTTTGATGTAATTGTTGATGCGAAAATTGTTATTCCGTTCGCAACGAATACAGAAGCGATTAAAACGACGGTACCTGTTGGCCTTGTCAACATCCAAGGGAAAGTACCTGAGTATTATTCTGAAGGTGGAGGGATGATCCTTCCAGCAGGGCAATCAGCAGGTGGAGGAAATTGA
- a CDS encoding dihydrofolate reductase, producing MISFIVAMDRNRAIGVNNQLPWHLPADLAFFKRVTTGHTIVMGRKTYESIGRPLPKRRNVVLTQNKDFRVEGCDVVTNVNEVLHLSKQEDECFIIGGTQIFSLFWEHVDRLYVTYIDEEFEGDTFFPEIEKEKWELVSVTEGIVDEKNRYPHEFRVYERV from the coding sequence ATGATTTCATTTATTGTTGCTATGGATCGTAATCGTGCGATTGGGGTTAATAACCAACTGCCGTGGCATTTACCAGCAGATTTAGCATTTTTTAAAAGAGTTACAACAGGACATACGATTGTGATGGGAAGGAAGACATACGAGTCCATTGGACGTCCACTGCCTAAGCGTAGAAATGTCGTTCTTACTCAGAATAAGGACTTCAGGGTAGAAGGTTGCGACGTTGTTACAAATGTTAATGAAGTGTTACATTTGTCCAAACAGGAAGACGAATGCTTTATCATTGGGGGTACGCAAATATTTTCTTTATTCTGGGAGCATGTAGACCGCTTGTACGTTACCTATATTGATGAAGAATTTGAAGGCGATACCTTTTTTCCGGAAATTGAAAAGGAGAAATGGGAGCTTGTTTCTGTTACGGAAGGAATAGTTGATGAGAAAAATCGTTATCCCCATGAGTTCCGGGTGTACGAAAGAGTATAA
- a CDS encoding YsnF/AvaK domain-containing protein gives MGFFDLFNEEEANERETRREVRGERRVADTEFAAEDAHLDLREEELDIHKQRVETGDVVLHKDIIEEEQTVNVPVSHDQVVIEQRAVDHEPSDEPNTEEETVHIPVTSEKVDVDKHTVVTGEVSAHKRSVQETEQVHDVIHKEVAEVETHGDAEVIRED, from the coding sequence ATGGGCTTTTTTGACTTATTTAACGAAGAAGAAGCAAATGAAAGAGAAACTCGCCGAGAAGTACGTGGGGAACGTCGTGTTGCTGATACAGAATTTGCTGCTGAAGATGCGCACCTTGACCTTCGTGAAGAGGAATTAGACATTCATAAACAACGTGTCGAAACGGGTGATGTTGTTCTTCATAAAGATATTATCGAAGAAGAGCAAACTGTGAATGTTCCTGTTTCTCATGATCAAGTTGTGATCGAACAACGAGCGGTTGACCATGAGCCGTCAGATGAACCCAATACGGAAGAGGAAACGGTTCATATACCCGTTACCTCAGAAAAGGTCGATGTTGATAAGCATACGGTCGTAACAGGTGAAGTCTCGGCTCATAAACGTAGCGTTCAAGAGACAGAGCAAGTTCATGATGTCATTCATAAAGAAGTTGCCGAAGTGGAAACACATGGTGACGCTGAAGTGATTAGAGAAGACTAG
- a CDS encoding YsnF/AvaK domain-containing protein has translation MGTYLIIGAILGSLFGWVLGSVTIGLLLGAVAGGLIGLILTKLRVRKPEDTGNDVAHVQLKEEQLDIHKERVQTGEVKIHKEVVADKKTITVPIKRQELVVELGDEEKYRIPLKEEEIVIKKNPVQVAEVSISKRQINEMEQVTEKVKKETLHVNSSEGDK, from the coding sequence ATGGGAACATATCTAATCATCGGGGCTATATTAGGAAGTTTATTCGGTTGGGTATTGGGCTCTGTCACAATTGGACTTTTGCTTGGGGCGGTAGCCGGTGGACTTATTGGGTTAATTCTAACAAAGTTAAGAGTTCGCAAGCCAGAAGATACAGGAAACGACGTAGCACACGTTCAATTGAAAGAAGAGCAATTAGACATTCACAAAGAACGCGTCCAAACAGGTGAAGTGAAGATTCATAAAGAAGTCGTTGCCGATAAAAAAACGATTACTGTCCCGATAAAACGTCAAGAATTAGTCGTTGAGCTCGGAGACGAAGAGAAGTACCGAATTCCTCTTAAGGAAGAGGAAATTGTAATAAAGAAAAACCCGGTTCAAGTGGCCGAAGTATCTATAAGCAAAAGGCAAATAAATGAAATGGAACAAGTAACAGAAAAAGTTAAAAAAGAGACCCTTCATGTAAATTCAAGCGAAGGAGATAAGTAG
- a CDS encoding NADH-dependent flavin oxidoreductase, whose translation MSNQKILEPFRLRSGVELKNRVLMAPMTNFSSDENGVVTDEELAYYERRSAGVGAVITACVYVTKDGKGFPGEFGGDEDELIPSLTRLASTIKGKGAKAILQIFHGGRMAPPNEVPNGQTISASAVAAERDGAKIPKEMTEEDISRIINAFGETTRRAIEAGFDGVEIHGANTYLIQQFFSPHSNRRQDQWGGSIEKRMNFPKAIVEEVLQTVKQYTTDPFIVGYRFSPEEAENPGITFDDTLKLTEVLASYPLDYLHISVQDFWGGSIRDHNDTGSRVVRIQDHIGHKIPIIGVGSLHTPEDVNKALDVVPLIALGRELIIEPDWMKKVETHQTEDIRTTLSKNDQEALVIPTPLWQAIMNTPGWFPVQD comes from the coding sequence ATGAGTAATCAAAAGATTTTAGAACCTTTTCGCCTACGTTCAGGTGTTGAGTTAAAAAATAGAGTATTAATGGCCCCAATGACAAATTTTTCGTCTGATGAAAACGGGGTTGTGACAGATGAAGAACTTGCCTACTATGAACGACGTTCCGCTGGCGTCGGTGCTGTCATTACAGCGTGCGTCTATGTAACAAAAGACGGAAAAGGATTTCCAGGTGAGTTTGGAGGGGATGAGGATGAATTAATTCCTTCCTTGACACGTTTAGCTAGTACCATAAAAGGAAAGGGTGCAAAAGCCATTTTGCAAATTTTCCATGGCGGACGGATGGCCCCTCCGAACGAAGTTCCAAATGGTCAAACAATTAGTGCTAGTGCGGTCGCAGCGGAACGTGATGGTGCAAAAATTCCAAAAGAGATGACGGAGGAAGATATTTCTCGAATCATCAACGCTTTTGGGGAGACAACTCGTCGAGCTATTGAAGCTGGATTTGATGGTGTTGAAATTCATGGAGCGAATACATACCTCATCCAACAATTCTTCTCCCCCCACTCCAATCGTCGCCAAGACCAATGGGGAGGCTCAATCGAGAAGCGAATGAACTTTCCTAAAGCCATCGTCGAAGAAGTGTTGCAAACAGTAAAGCAATATACGACAGATCCATTTATTGTTGGCTATCGATTCTCTCCAGAAGAAGCAGAGAATCCCGGCATTACGTTTGATGATACGTTGAAATTAACGGAAGTACTCGCAAGTTATCCGCTGGATTATTTGCATATTTCGGTTCAAGATTTCTGGGGCGGTTCCATACGCGATCATAATGATACGGGCTCTCGTGTCGTTCGAATTCAAGACCATATCGGTCACAAAATTCCTATCATCGGAGTTGGTTCCTTACATACTCCAGAAGATGTGAATAAGGCGCTTGATGTTGTTCCTTTAATTGCTCTAGGGAGAGAATTAATTATCGAACCGGATTGGATGAAAAAAGTCGAAACTCATCAAACAGAAGACATTCGAACAACTCTTTCTAAGAACGATCAAGAAGCTCTTGTCATTCCAACTCCCCTATGGCAGGCAATTATGAATACCCCTGGTTGGTTCCCTGTTCAAGATTAA
- the fbpA gene encoding Fur-regulated basic protein FbpA, with protein MSFATQPLDKDTIIDTLLQHQLFKMPDGRQLYEATEVELQKLFYSELGDPYTN; from the coding sequence ATGTCTTTTGCAACACAACCACTTGATAAAGACACGATTATCGATACCCTTTTACAACATCAGCTTTTTAAAATGCCTGACGGTCGCCAATTATACGAAGCTACCGAAGTAGAGCTCCAAAAATTATTCTATTCTGAACTTGGTGACCCATATACGAACTAG
- the galE gene encoding UDP-glucose 4-epimerase GalE — MILVTGGAGYIGSHTCVELLEAGHEIVVVDNFSNSKMESIDRVKSITGKEFPFYEVDLLNKAALENVFVENDIEAVIHFAGLKAVGESVSIPLHYYHTNITGTLVLCELMQKHGVKNIVFSSSATVYGMPERVPIHEDFPLSATNPYGRTKLMIEEILKDLYVSDSEWSIALLRYFNPIGAHISGTIGEDPNGIPNNLMPFITQVAVGKLAELKVFGNDYPTVDGTGVRDYIHVVDLAKGHLKALEKVLHSTGADAYNLGTGNGYSVLEMIKAFEAASNRSVPYQIVDRRPGDIAVCYADPTKAKEELDWTAMKGIEEMCVDSWRWQKNNPNGYEK, encoded by the coding sequence ATGATCCTTGTTACGGGTGGAGCCGGTTACATTGGAAGTCATACGTGTGTAGAGCTTCTTGAAGCTGGACATGAAATTGTTGTAGTTGATAATTTTTCAAATAGTAAAATGGAGTCAATTGATAGAGTCAAAAGCATTACAGGAAAAGAGTTCCCGTTTTATGAAGTTGACTTATTAAATAAAGCAGCTTTAGAAAACGTTTTTGTTGAGAACGACATTGAAGCTGTCATTCATTTTGCCGGATTAAAGGCTGTAGGGGAGTCAGTCTCTATTCCACTGCATTACTATCATACAAATATCACAGGCACACTAGTCCTTTGTGAACTTATGCAAAAGCATGGGGTGAAGAACATTGTTTTTAGTTCTTCGGCTACGGTTTATGGAATGCCAGAGCGTGTACCAATTCATGAAGATTTTCCACTTAGTGCAACAAACCCTTATGGACGTACAAAGTTAATGATTGAGGAAATCCTTAAAGATTTGTATGTATCAGATAGCGAGTGGAGCATCGCACTGCTGCGTTATTTCAATCCAATTGGTGCTCATATTAGTGGTACGATTGGGGAAGACCCAAACGGAATCCCGAATAACTTAATGCCTTTTATTACACAAGTAGCTGTTGGGAAGTTGGCCGAGTTAAAAGTGTTCGGAAATGATTATCCGACAGTAGATGGTACGGGTGTTCGTGATTACATTCATGTGGTTGATTTGGCAAAAGGACATTTAAAAGCGCTTGAAAAAGTATTACATTCTACAGGTGCCGATGCTTATAATCTTGGGACAGGGAATGGGTACAGTGTTTTAGAAATGATCAAAGCATTTGAGGCAGCCTCTAATCGATCTGTCCCATATCAAATCGTTGACCGAAGACCAGGAGATATCGCCGTGTGTTATGCTGATCCGACTAAGGCGAAAGAAGAGCTGGACTGGACGGCAATGAAGGGGATCGAAGAAATGTGTGTGGACTCATGGAGATGGCAAAAAAATAACCCGAATGGGTATGAAAAGTAA
- a CDS encoding YusW family protein, whose product MKKWFLLLFVFTVVGCGQNNATEEPLTDGADQAETEDPITTDEGTAEATYFTDFDLDVEYANDQSVEVDYDYEGQRDEAEVDNELTGESLRGDEALAYVYSTFEQLTIDPQTDDETVIRDILNVFNLEDNYEDFELEVTFLDGTKKEYKSRQGTT is encoded by the coding sequence ATGAAGAAATGGTTCTTGCTTTTATTCGTATTTACAGTTGTTGGCTGCGGTCAAAATAATGCTACAGAAGAGCCTCTAACGGATGGAGCCGATCAAGCAGAAACCGAGGATCCTATTACAACGGATGAAGGGACGGCTGAAGCTACCTATTTTACAGACTTTGATTTAGATGTTGAATATGCGAATGACCAATCGGTTGAAGTGGATTATGATTACGAAGGTCAACGAGATGAAGCGGAAGTAGACAACGAACTAACAGGAGAATCACTCCGCGGCGATGAGGCACTTGCTTATGTCTATTCTACCTTTGAGCAACTTACTATTGATCCACAAACCGATGATGAGACTGTCATTAGAGACATTTTGAATGTGTTTAACTTAGAGGATAACTACGAGGACTTTGAACTTGAAGTAACCTTTTTAGACGGGACCAAGAAGGAATATAAGTCGAGACAAGGAACGACTTAA
- a CDS encoding ATP-binding protein, giving the protein MINDTKQDERANVFEAIYDANVGSYLGMPVYLKNGKMFGTVCAIDPEPYAFTEDEIEAIKRISSIISVILEGATSSKHDLVNDKLMRLEKLALLGQLSAGLAHELRNPMQSVKGFVQLLFQEDENNQFRDIVISELDRMNQLINDFLLATQPTAPKKANYPLNKIVDEVVELFKNEAMLQNIQLSLFNHVPEVVVFVDKAQIKQVLINIFKNALEAAGEGGIVSVQVRTDSREQVIVEVSDTGEGIPVSIIERVGEPFFSTKENGTGLGLAISKTIMREHNGAISFENHEGETKVMISLPMHETVKE; this is encoded by the coding sequence ATCATAAATGACACAAAACAAGATGAACGAGCAAATGTATTTGAAGCAATATACGACGCGAATGTTGGTTCATACTTAGGAATGCCTGTCTACTTAAAAAACGGGAAGATGTTTGGTACGGTGTGTGCAATCGATCCGGAACCATATGCTTTTACTGAAGACGAAATTGAAGCAATTAAAAGAATTTCTTCGATTATATCCGTTATATTAGAAGGGGCTACCAGTTCTAAGCATGATCTTGTCAATGACAAATTGATGAGGCTGGAGAAGTTAGCTTTACTTGGACAATTATCAGCAGGGCTAGCTCATGAACTGCGTAATCCTATGCAATCCGTGAAGGGCTTTGTTCAATTGCTATTCCAGGAAGATGAAAATAATCAATTCCGAGATATCGTCATAAGCGAGTTGGACCGCATGAATCAACTTATTAATGATTTCCTGTTAGCTACTCAGCCAACGGCACCGAAAAAGGCTAACTATCCTCTAAATAAGATCGTTGATGAAGTGGTAGAGCTATTTAAAAATGAAGCTATGCTTCAAAATATACAGCTGAGTCTTTTCAATCATGTACCTGAAGTTGTTGTATTTGTCGATAAGGCACAAATTAAGCAAGTGTTAATTAATATTTTTAAAAATGCACTTGAGGCTGCGGGTGAAGGTGGAATCGTATCTGTTCAAGTGCGAACGGACTCAAGAGAGCAAGTCATCGTTGAAGTTTCAGATACGGGAGAAGGGATTCCAGTATCGATTATCGAAAGGGTTGGAGAGCCTTTCTTCTCAACAAAGGAAAATGGAACAGGGTTAGGCCTAGCAATCTCAAAAACGATTATGAGAGAGCATAATGGGGCCATTAGTTTTGAGAATCATGAAGGGGAAACGAAGGTTATGATTTCTCTACCAATGCACGAAACAGTAAAGGAATAA
- a CDS encoding thymidylate synthase: MNQADKVYLDLCRNILEHGTKKEDRTGTGTISIFGYQLRFNLQEGFPLLTTKRVPFRLVATELLWFLKGDTNVRYLLENNNHIWDEWGFQKWVESEQYDGPDMTNFGLRSQEDEQFNAIYQEQLKMYQERVLTDDDFAKEFGDLGNVYGKQWRSWEGADGKVYDQIQYIINEIKRNPDSRRLLCNAWSASELENQQLPPCHYAFQFYVNEGKLSCMFNMRSNDVFLGLPFNIASYALLTHLIAHECGLEVGELIYSGADVHIYSNHVDQIKTQLEREPRALPTIELNRDVESIFDFEMKDIQLIGYEPHSSIKAPVAV; the protein is encoded by the coding sequence ATGAATCAAGCAGATAAAGTCTATTTAGATTTATGTCGTAATATACTCGAACACGGGACGAAAAAAGAAGACCGTACAGGAACAGGAACGATTTCTATTTTCGGATATCAACTTCGTTTTAATTTACAAGAAGGCTTCCCTCTCTTAACAACGAAACGTGTACCATTTAGACTCGTTGCTACAGAGCTGCTATGGTTTTTAAAAGGAGATACGAATGTTCGATATCTACTTGAAAATAACAACCACATTTGGGATGAGTGGGGTTTTCAAAAATGGGTAGAGTCCGAACAATACGATGGCCCTGATATGACAAATTTTGGTCTTCGCAGTCAAGAAGATGAACAATTTAATGCGATCTACCAAGAGCAATTAAAAATGTATCAAGAACGAGTTCTGACAGATGATGACTTTGCCAAAGAATTTGGAGATTTAGGGAATGTTTATGGCAAACAATGGCGGAGTTGGGAAGGCGCTGATGGGAAGGTTTACGACCAAATCCAATACATCATTAATGAAATTAAACGGAACCCAGATTCTAGAAGGTTATTGTGTAATGCATGGAGTGCATCAGAACTGGAAAACCAACAGCTGCCACCTTGTCACTACGCATTTCAATTTTATGTGAACGAAGGGAAGCTTAGCTGTATGTTTAATATGCGTTCAAATGATGTGTTCCTTGGACTTCCGTTCAATATCGCGTCTTATGCCCTTCTTACTCATTTAATCGCCCATGAATGCGGGTTAGAGGTTGGAGAATTAATCTATTCTGGTGCAGATGTCCATATCTATTCGAATCATGTTGATCAAATTAAAACTCAGCTTGAAAGAGAACCAAGGGCATTGCCAACGATTGAATTAAATCGAGATGTGGAAAGCATTTTTGATTTTGAGATGAAGGATATTCAGTTGATTGGGTATGAACCCCATAGTTCAATTAAAGCACCTGTAGCAGTGTGA
- a CDS encoding TRAP transporter permease produces the protein MTKKEEISYQADPDLEEKVNELAGSDRKVRGWMALLILVGAIVMSLYHLYTAGFGLMPGVGTRTHMIIHLTFGLALVFLIFPIKRGLGQTKIVWYDFLIALIAIFVGYYLYANQTSNSILTGRMSTTDLIIGITLIVLVLEATRRVVGKPLVIIGSIFIAYFFLGHYLNPPFRHTRANFENFIYEMTYTGSGIFGTPLSVSATYVFIFILFGAILEATGAGKMFIDLALRAFGKYKGGPAKAAVVSSGMLGSISGSSVANAVTTGTFTIPLMKKVGFKPQVAGGIEVASSSSGQLLPPIMGAAAFLMIEYTPYSYAEIIRSAAIPAILSYIAILFMVHIEASKHNIKGLPKEMLVSARKTLIQHGYLILPVIILVYFLVRGNTVPNAAFFSIVILLTLAVFTHRMREKMGVGLLIAAIVGGFAYAMHFVLDWRIEIGVMVAIGIFVALFVVLLQKQFKIDAAPVRFGVRELFAGFEMAARNSLTVVVACATAGILIGVINLTGLTAKLPVIIVNWAGDNLYLALAFTLIACLILGLGLPTTATYVILAAMVAPALVQMGVPIMAAHLFVLYYGILADDTPPINLPAYAVSGIANSEPIRTGIQGFKFDSGALLLPFVFATNTVILLLPENAGLYSWPVIAQNIFTALLGIIAFVVFIQNFFLVKLKFYERILALATALVFIHGSWMTDVAGIVLLVLLVAIQLIRKRKDGGQTQPAVN, from the coding sequence ATGACTAAGAAAGAAGAGATTAGTTATCAAGCTGATCCCGATTTGGAAGAGAAAGTGAATGAGCTTGCTGGAAGTGATCGGAAGGTCCGTGGCTGGATGGCATTACTAATTTTAGTAGGAGCCATTGTTATGTCCCTTTATCACTTATATACAGCAGGTTTTGGCCTTATGCCAGGGGTAGGTACAAGAACTCATATGATCATCCATTTAACATTTGGACTTGCGCTTGTGTTCTTAATTTTCCCTATCAAAAGAGGGCTTGGGCAAACAAAAATTGTGTGGTATGACTTTCTTATTGCTCTTATTGCGATCTTTGTCGGTTATTATTTATATGCCAATCAAACGTCGAATTCAATCTTAACGGGGAGAATGTCAACGACAGATTTAATCATTGGGATTACATTAATCGTACTTGTCCTTGAAGCAACTAGGCGTGTAGTTGGGAAGCCGTTAGTGATTATTGGCTCCATCTTTATTGCCTACTTCTTTTTAGGACATTACTTAAATCCGCCTTTTAGACATACTAGGGCAAATTTTGAAAACTTTATTTATGAAATGACTTACACCGGTTCAGGGATATTTGGTACGCCATTATCAGTATCGGCAACATATGTTTTTATCTTTATTTTATTCGGTGCGATCCTAGAAGCAACCGGTGCTGGAAAAATGTTTATCGATTTGGCTTTACGTGCATTCGGTAAGTATAAAGGGGGACCGGCTAAAGCCGCGGTTGTTTCATCGGGGATGTTAGGTTCAATTTCAGGTAGTTCTGTTGCCAATGCGGTTACGACAGGTACGTTTACAATTCCGCTCATGAAGAAGGTTGGTTTTAAACCACAAGTAGCCGGTGGAATTGAAGTAGCCTCTTCCTCAAGTGGGCAACTATTACCGCCAATTATGGGTGCCGCAGCCTTTTTAATGATTGAGTATACCCCTTATTCTTATGCTGAAATCATTCGTTCAGCGGCGATTCCAGCGATTTTAAGTTACATCGCTATTTTATTCATGGTTCATATTGAAGCTTCAAAGCACAATATAAAAGGTTTGCCGAAAGAAATGCTCGTTTCGGCTCGGAAAACATTGATTCAGCATGGTTATTTAATTTTACCGGTTATCATTCTCGTTTATTTCTTAGTAAGAGGGAATACCGTTCCGAATGCAGCCTTTTTCTCTATTGTGATTTTACTAACTCTTGCTGTCTTTACTCACCGTATGCGTGAAAAAATGGGTGTGGGCCTATTAATTGCAGCGATCGTCGGTGGATTTGCCTATGCAATGCACTTTGTCTTAGACTGGAGAATTGAAATTGGCGTCATGGTGGCAATTGGAATATTTGTTGCACTTTTTGTTGTTCTTTTACAAAAGCAATTCAAAATTGATGCCGCTCCAGTTCGTTTTGGAGTGAGAGAGTTATTTGCTGGTTTTGAAATGGCAGCGCGTAATTCGTTAACTGTTGTTGTAGCTTGTGCTACGGCGGGAATTTTAATTGGGGTTATTAACTTGACTGGTTTAACAGCGAAGCTCCCTGTTATTATCGTGAACTGGGCCGGTGACAACCTTTACTTAGCCCTTGCATTCACGCTGATTGCTTGTTTAATTTTAGGTCTCGGTTTACCGACTACGGCGACGTATGTCATTTTAGCAGCGATGGTAGCTCCGGCTCTTGTTCAAATGGGTGTACCAATTATGGCTGCTCACTTATTCGTTCTATACTATGGAATTCTAGCTGATGATACACCGCCAATTAACTTGCCTGCTTATGCGGTCTCGGGGATTGCCAACTCGGAGCCGATACGAACCGGGATACAAGGCTTTAAGTTTGATTCAGGGGCATTGCTGCTTCCATTCGTTTTTGCAACGAATACCGTCATTCTATTATTGCCTGAAAATGCAGGACTCTATAGCTGGCCGGTTATTGCTCAAAATATCTTTACAGCATTACTTGGAATTATTGCCTTCGTAGTCTTTATTCAAAACTTTTTCCTTGTGAAGTTAAAGTTCTACGAGCGCATACTTGCTCTAGCTACAGCGCTAGTTTTCATTCATGGTTCATGGATGACAGATGTCGCGGGAATCGTATTGCTTGTTCTATTAGTAGCTATTCAATTGATCCGTAAACGAAAAGACGGTGGACAGACACAGCCTGCTGTGAACTAA
- a CDS encoding DUF1850 domain-containing protein, translating into MSNKKKVSKKALLLSTAFFFLLITIVVLSNFLNEDEYFLQIYLPYKSSVYFETPIEPNQIFYHEYIHSVERSPVREYFKIDQHYNMIATESWTKSFGAGLPYEQKDELEMKDGFIVIKQERLIEYLNMLPSDLFPHVFNIDGQTVDLSAELNGERIRIQVIKK; encoded by the coding sequence ATGAGCAATAAAAAAAAGGTCAGCAAAAAGGCATTGCTTTTAAGCACTGCCTTTTTCTTCCTTCTAATAACCATCGTTGTTTTATCAAATTTCTTGAACGAAGACGAATACTTTTTACAAATTTACCTACCTTATAAGAGTTCAGTCTATTTTGAGACACCGATCGAACCCAATCAAATTTTCTATCATGAGTACATCCATTCTGTAGAACGATCGCCAGTTAGAGAATACTTTAAAATTGATCAACATTACAATATGATCGCAACTGAAAGCTGGACAAAATCATTTGGGGCAGGTTTGCCTTATGAACAAAAAGATGAACTAGAAATGAAAGATGGCTTTATCGTTATAAAGCAGGAACGTTTAATTGAATATCTAAACATGTTGCCGTCTGATTTATTTCCACATGTTTTTAATATTGACGGTCAAACAGTTGATTTATCTGCTGAATTAAACGGGGAACGAATTCGGATTCAAGTGATCAAGAAATAA
- a CDS encoding TAXI family TRAP transporter solute-binding subunit, whose translation MKKLSFLMMLALMLVLAACGGAEDPADPADDGADTGEEAEGGETTREFTDIAIMTGGEQGTYFPLGAALANNIINAHVENVDAASFASGASVVNINGLVDGDADIALVQNDVAYYASEGLHMFEEDGALEGFQGIATLYPEVVQIITAADSGIATVEDLVGKRVAVGDLGSGAEINARQILEIHDITYDDINEEYMGFGDAANGIQDGNIDAAFITAGLPTGAVEALKASKDINVVEISSDKVAELADAYPYYTEFTIPGDTYGTEDTTTAAVLAMLAVSTDMDEDLVYDITKAMFENTEAFSNAHQQGTNITLDTALDGMSIEVHPGAQRFFDEQ comes from the coding sequence ATGAAAAAGTTAAGTTTCTTAATGATGCTAGCACTTATGTTAGTACTAGCTGCATGTGGTGGTGCAGAAGATCCTGCAGATCCAGCTGATGATGGTGCCGATACTGGTGAAGAAGCTGAAGGCGGCGAGACTACTCGCGAATTCACTGATATTGCGATTATGACAGGTGGAGAACAAGGTACATACTTCCCGTTAGGTGCTGCGCTTGCAAACAACATTATTAACGCGCATGTTGAAAATGTTGATGCTGCTTCATTCGCTTCAGGTGCTTCAGTTGTAAACATTAATGGCCTTGTTGATGGCGATGCTGATATCGCATTAGTTCAAAATGATGTAGCGTATTATGCATCAGAAGGTCTTCATATGTTTGAAGAAGACGGTGCGTTAGAAGGATTCCAAGGGATTGCCACTCTTTACCCAGAGGTTGTTCAAATTATCACGGCTGCTGATAGTGGAATCGCTACTGTGGAAGATCTAGTTGGCAAACGTGTAGCGGTTGGTGACTTAGGATCGGGTGCGGAAATCAATGCTCGTCAAATTCTTGAAATTCATGATATTACGTATGACGATATCAATGAAGAGTACATGGGCTTTGGTGACGCAGCTAACGGAATCCAAGATGGCAACATCGATGCTGCTTTCATCACAGCTGGATTACCAACTGGTGCAGTAGAAGCTCTTAAAGCATCAAAAGATATTAACGTTGTTGAAATTAGTTCAGACAAAGTGGCTGAATTAGCAGATGCTTACCCATACTATACGGAGTTTACAATTCCTGGTGACACATACGGAACAGAAGATACAACAACAGCTGCTGTATTAGCGATGTTAGCTGTATCAACTGACATGGATGAAGATCTAGTGTATGACATTACGAAAGCAATGTTTGAAAACACAGAGGCATTTAGTAATGCTCACCAACAAGGTACAAATATCACGTTAGATACAGCATTAGATGGGATGTCTATTGAAGTACATCCAGGTGCACAACGTTTCTTCGATGAGCAATAA